Proteins found in one Plasmodium malariae genome assembly, chromosome: 13 genomic segment:
- the GPI gene encoding glucose-6-phosphate isomerase, putative gives MDITSLKSYKELIELSKEEKKKHLKDYLNEKERSQLLIRKFKNFYIDFSRQRYSEKTLNKLIHYAEEIKLKEKIEKTFKGEKVNITENRSALHTALRIPIEKINTNKIIIDNKNILEDVHNVLKKIESYSDNIRNGNIKTCINTKFKNIVCIGIGGSYLGTEFVYEALKFYYYNKILNKNTNNDNFGSLNNNNDDIFDVRFLANVDPNDVNRAIYDLDQTSTLVIIISKTFTTAETMLNARSIKNWLNLKIKDEKQLSKHMVAISTNLKLTDEFGIVRENVFEFWDWVGGRFSVTSAVGMLPLSIAFGYKNMRNFLNGCHDIDEHFLNTNNKDNIPVLLALTSFYNNHFFDCKNIAVLPYFQHLLKFSTHVQQLAMESNGKSVDRNNNFINYNTCQVYFGEPGTNGQHSFYQLIHQGQIIPVELIGFKYSHFPLHFQNEKVSNHDELMTNFFAQADALAIGKTVEQVKEENENSKRKVPLELLNHKVFKGNRPSTLLLFDELNFYTCGLLLALYESRIVAEGFLLNINSFDQWGVELGKVLAKEVRDYFHDTKAHKNLDAYNFNESTKILLNYYLN, from the coding sequence ATGGATATTACTTCCCTAAAAAGTTATAAGGAGCTAATTGAACTTAGTAAGGAAGAGAAGAAGAAACATTTAAAggattatttaaatgaaaaagagaGATCTCAATTATTAAtcagaaaatttaaaaatttttatattgatTTTTCTCGTCAGAGGTATAGTGAGAAAACGTTGAACAAATTAATTCATTATgcagaagaaataaaattaaaggaaaaaattgaaaaaacatttaaaggGGAAAAGGTAAATATAACTGAAAATAGGAGTGCCTTACATACAGCATTAAGAATAcctatagaaaaaataaacacgaacaaaattataatagataataaaaatatattagaagaTGTGCATAATGTGTTAAAAAAGATTGAATCATATTCAgataatataagaaatggaaatattaaaacatgtataaatacaaaatttaaaaatatagtatgtATAGGTATTGGAGGATCGTATTTGGGTACAGAATTTGTATATGAGGCtttgaaattttattattataataagatattaaataaaaatacaaacaatgataattttggtagtttaaataataataatgacgATATATTTGATGTACGATTTCTAGCTAATGTAGACCCGAATGATGTAAATAGAGCAATATATGATTTAGATCAAACAAGTACGCtagtaattataatatcaAAAACATTTACAACAGCTGAAACAATGTTAAATGCTAGATCTATTAAAAATTGGTTaaatctaaaaataaaagatgaaaaacAATTAAGTAAACATATGGTTGCTATAAGTACAAATTTAAAGTTAACAGATGAATTTGGAATAGTAAGAGAGAATGTTTTTGAATTTTGGGATTGGGTTGGAGGACGTTTTTCAGTTACAAGTGCTGTAGGTATGCTTCCCTTATCGATTGCATTtggatataaaaatatgagaaaTTTCCTAAATGGCTGTCATGATATTgatgaacattttttaaatacaaataataaagataatatTCCTGTTTTATTAGCTTTAACaagtttttataataatcatttttttgattgtaaaaatattgcaGTTTTGCCATATTTTCAACATctgttaaaattttctacACATGTACAACAGTTAGCCATGGAGAGTAATGGTAAATCAGTAGAtcgaaataataattttattaattataatacatgTCAAGTATATTTTGGAGAACCAGGTACTAATGGACAACACAGTTTTTATCAGTTAATACATCAAGGACAAATAATACCTGTTGAATTAATAGGTTTCAAGTATTCTCATTTCCCTCTTCattttcaaaatgaaaaagtgaGTAACCATGATGAATTAATGACCAACTTTTTTGCACAAGCTGATGCATTAGCAATTGGAAAAACAGTAGAGCAAGTTAAAGAAGAAAACGAAAATAGTAAAAGAAAAGTACCACTTGAATTACTAAACCATAAAGTATTTAAAGGAAATAGACCATCTACTTTACTTCTATTCGATGAGTTAAACTTTTATACTTGTGGACTACTCTTAGCATTGTACGAAAGTAGAATTGTAGCCGAAggatttttattaaatattaacagTTTCGATCAGTGGGGTGTTGAGTTAGGAAAAGTGCTAGCGAAGGAAGTCCGAGATTATTTTCATGACACTAAGGCACATAAGAACCTGGATGCCTATAATTTTAACGAATCcacaaaaattttgttaaattattaCCTCAATTAG